A DNA window from Pseudodesulfovibrio thermohalotolerans contains the following coding sequences:
- a CDS encoding PEP-CTERM sorting domain-containing protein, which produces MNRIYKVAILFSSFVMCLFLVTPSQALVLDFEGLGDHDQILDFYNGGTSSMGNSGTDYGVSFSDNALSIIDSDAGGTGNFGNEPSPDTILFFLNGDAAIMSLAAGFDTGFSFFYSAINNPGSVNVWSGLDGTGDLLATLNLDVTPSDGGDPTGDFSPFVATGVAFEGIAYSVSFGGVINQIGFDDITFGSVTPGDPGAPVPEPGSFLLMGLGMLGFLAYARRRRNS; this is translated from the coding sequence ATGAATAGGATTTACAAGGTTGCAATTCTGTTTTCTTCATTCGTCATGTGTTTGTTTCTCGTGACGCCTTCCCAGGCACTTGTTCTCGATTTCGAGGGGCTGGGCGATCATGACCAGATTCTTGATTTCTACAACGGCGGAACAAGTTCCATGGGTAACTCCGGGACGGACTACGGCGTTTCTTTCAGCGACAACGCCCTGAGCATTATTGACTCCGATGCCGGTGGCACCGGCAACTTCGGCAACGAGCCCAGCCCGGATACCATCCTCTTTTTCCTGAACGGTGACGCGGCCATCATGAGCCTCGCGGCAGGGTTCGATACCGGCTTCTCCTTTTTCTATTCCGCCATCAACAACCCGGGCAGCGTGAATGTGTGGAGCGGCCTCGATGGCACCGGCGATCTGCTCGCCACCCTGAATCTGGACGTCACTCCGTCGGATGGCGGAGATCCCACGGGCGATTTCAGCCCCTTCGTGGCCACGGGCGTCGCTTTTGAGGGCATCGCTTACTCGGTCAGCTTCGGCGGCGTTATCAACCAGATCGGTTTCGATGACATCACCTTCGGTTCCGTTACTCCCGGCGATCCCGGCGCTCCCGTTCCCGAACCGGGGTCGTTCCTCCTGATGGGACTCGGTATGCTCGGGTTCCTGGCTTACGCCCGCAGGCGTCGCAACTCCTAG